The proteins below come from a single Micromonospora citrea genomic window:
- a CDS encoding N-acetylmannosamine-6-phosphate 2-epimerase, producing MNVFDDLAGGLVVSCQPLNDEPDDPMRDPHVQARVAAAVVRGGAVAIRANGPADVAAIRAAVDVPVIGLHKDGVDGVFITPTAEHAVGVAAAGAHVVAVDATDRPRPDGRTFADTVRAIRARTEALVLADVATAAEGVAAVRDGADAVATTLSGYTPSSPRRDGPDLALVAELAALVPVPVIAEGRYREPEHVDRAFAAGAHAVVMGNAITSPLWITRRLVGAVRRPAGTHGA from the coding sequence ATGAACGTGTTCGACGACCTGGCCGGCGGGCTGGTGGTCTCCTGCCAACCGCTGAACGACGAGCCCGACGACCCGATGCGCGACCCCCACGTCCAGGCCCGGGTGGCGGCGGCGGTCGTACGCGGCGGCGCGGTGGCGATCCGGGCCAACGGACCGGCCGACGTCGCGGCGATCCGCGCCGCCGTCGACGTGCCGGTGATCGGTCTGCACAAGGACGGCGTCGACGGGGTGTTCATCACCCCCACGGCGGAGCACGCCGTCGGCGTGGCGGCGGCCGGGGCGCACGTCGTCGCCGTCGACGCCACCGACCGCCCCCGTCCGGACGGGCGGACCTTCGCCGACACGGTCCGCGCGATCCGGGCCCGGACGGAGGCGTTGGTCCTCGCCGACGTCGCCACGGCGGCGGAGGGCGTGGCCGCCGTCCGCGACGGCGCGGACGCGGTGGCCACGACGCTCTCCGGCTACACCCCGTCCAGCCCTCGCCGGGACGGTCCCGACCTGGCACTCGTGGCGGAACTCGCCGCGCTCGTTCCGGTGCCGGTGATCGCCGAGGGCCGCTACCGCGAGCCGGAGCACGTCGACCGGGCCTTCGCGGCCGGCGCCCACGCGGTGGTGATGGGCAACGCGATCACCTCACCGTTGTGGATCACGCGCCGGCTCGTGGGGGCCGTCCGCCGTCCCGCCGGGACGCACGGGGCGTAG
- a CDS encoding diacylglycerol/lipid kinase family protein, with the protein MSTSTAPAAVGRVAVVAHRRKSLGGGLDALRAELAGAGVEDLLWYEVPKSRKAPKKVRKALKKGAELIFVWGGDGMVQRCADTLAGADAAMAILPAGTANLFAANLGIPEDLPEAVRIGLCGRRRALDLGRLNGEHFAVMAGAGFDGDLIRDADRTLKGRFGRLAYMWTGLRHVRGELVATRITVDGAKWFDGEASCVLFGNVGTITGGIPAFDDARPDDGCLEVGVSTANGAVDWARTLGRMAAGRSEESPFVRVTRGRRIKVRLAAPRTYELDGGARKEVSTLKVRVMPGALTVCCPPSEVPGER; encoded by the coding sequence ATGAGCACGAGCACCGCGCCGGCGGCTGTCGGCAGGGTCGCCGTCGTCGCCCACCGTAGGAAGAGCCTCGGCGGCGGCCTCGACGCGCTGCGCGCGGAACTGGCCGGCGCCGGGGTCGAGGACCTGCTCTGGTACGAGGTGCCCAAGAGCCGCAAGGCGCCGAAGAAGGTCCGTAAGGCGCTGAAGAAGGGCGCCGAACTGATCTTCGTGTGGGGCGGCGACGGCATGGTGCAGCGCTGCGCCGACACCCTCGCCGGCGCGGACGCCGCCATGGCGATCCTGCCCGCCGGCACCGCCAACCTCTTCGCCGCGAACCTCGGCATCCCCGAGGACCTGCCCGAGGCGGTCCGGATCGGTCTGTGTGGCCGGCGGCGCGCCCTCGACCTCGGCAGGCTCAACGGCGAGCACTTCGCCGTCATGGCCGGCGCCGGCTTCGACGGCGACCTGATCCGTGACGCCGACCGCACGCTCAAGGGCCGGTTCGGCCGCCTCGCGTACATGTGGACGGGGTTGCGGCACGTGCGGGGCGAACTGGTCGCCACCCGGATCACCGTCGACGGCGCGAAGTGGTTCGACGGCGAGGCGAGCTGCGTGCTGTTCGGCAACGTCGGCACCATCACCGGCGGCATCCCCGCCTTCGACGACGCCCGCCCCGACGACGGCTGCCTGGAGGTCGGCGTGTCCACCGCCAACGGCGCGGTCGACTGGGCGCGCACCCTCGGCCGGATGGCCGCCGGCCGCTCGGAGGAGTCGCCGTTCGTACGCGTCACGCGAGGCCGCAGGATCAAGGTGCGGCTGGCTGCGCCGCGCACGTACGAGCTCGACGGCGGCGCGCGCAAGGAGGTCTCCACGCTGAAGGTGCGGGTGATGCCCGGCGCGCTCACGGTCTGCTGCCCGCCGTCCGAAGTGCCGGGAGAGCGCTGA
- a CDS encoding class I SAM-dependent methyltransferase, whose protein sequence is MPTDIRDTEYTFDNGSPDAVPQLRALESFLDPVTATRLAAPVLAPGGVCWEIGAGGGSVARSVAEAVGPAGRVLATDIDTAHLAPGANLDVRRHDVRTEPPPGDAFDLIHARLVLLHLPERRRVLASLAGALAPGGWLVIEEFDCTAPLRVLTAPSDDAAKLFAQVTDAMLGILQSHGADLAWAQDVHAQLAAAGLVDVDTVTHSRSWPGGSLGASLHETNSRQLEPELLDAGVSPGQLEAFRRLLRDPGFAVMSYQFVSTRGRRPV, encoded by the coding sequence ATGCCGACAGACATCCGTGACACCGAGTACACCTTCGACAACGGCTCCCCGGACGCCGTGCCCCAGCTGCGGGCGCTGGAGTCGTTCCTGGACCCGGTGACCGCGACGCGGCTCGCCGCTCCGGTGCTCGCCCCGGGCGGCGTGTGCTGGGAGATCGGCGCCGGTGGCGGCTCGGTCGCCCGGAGCGTGGCCGAGGCGGTCGGCCCGGCGGGACGCGTGCTGGCGACCGACATCGACACCGCGCACCTCGCCCCGGGTGCCAACCTCGACGTCCGCCGTCACGACGTGCGCACCGAGCCGCCCCCCGGGGACGCCTTCGACCTGATCCACGCCCGCCTGGTGCTGCTGCACCTGCCGGAGCGGCGGCGCGTGCTGGCCTCGCTGGCCGGCGCGCTGGCCCCCGGCGGGTGGCTGGTGATCGAGGAGTTCGACTGCACCGCGCCGCTGCGGGTGCTGACCGCGCCGAGCGACGACGCGGCGAAGCTCTTCGCCCAGGTGACCGACGCGATGCTCGGCATCCTCCAGAGCCACGGCGCGGATCTGGCCTGGGCGCAGGACGTGCACGCGCAGCTGGCAGCGGCGGGCCTGGTCGACGTCGACACCGTCACCCACTCGCGGAGTTGGCCCGGTGGCTCGCTCGGGGCGTCGCTCCACGAGACGAACTCCCGGCAACTGGAGCCGGAACTTCTCGACGCGGGGGTGTCGCCCGGCCAACTGGAGGCGTTCCGCAGGCTCCTGCGCGACCCCGGGTTCGCCGTGATGTCGTACCAGTTCGTGTCGACCCGGGGCCGACGTCCGGTGTGA
- a CDS encoding ABC transporter ATP-binding protein encodes MLRTERLCAGYAGGIVLHEVSLDVAAGTVQAVVGRNGAGKSTLVHAVAGLVRPYSGRVEVGGVQVAGRQPHRIARCGVGLVPQGRRVFSRLTVAEHLVLAAAPWRAATPGGEGWTVARILELLPRLAARLRHRGDQLSGGEQQMLAIARALLGQPRVLLLDEPCEGLAPDLAARVRDLVGALARTGLTVLLVEQQLPYAIEVADRIAVLEYGRVVYDRPADEARADPGRLAAMLSVAAVVEPPAPRPVPGLWAGSAHLTRPSSTGVSNDADRHP; translated from the coding sequence ATGCTGCGGACGGAACGGCTCTGCGCCGGCTACGCAGGCGGGATCGTGCTGCACGAGGTCAGCCTCGACGTGGCGGCGGGCACCGTGCAGGCGGTGGTGGGCCGCAACGGCGCCGGGAAGAGCACCCTGGTGCACGCCGTCGCCGGGCTGGTGCGGCCCTACAGCGGGCGCGTCGAAGTCGGGGGTGTGCAGGTGGCCGGCCGGCAGCCGCACCGGATCGCCCGGTGCGGGGTCGGGCTCGTCCCGCAGGGCCGGCGGGTCTTCTCCCGGTTGACGGTGGCCGAGCACCTCGTCCTCGCGGCCGCGCCGTGGCGGGCCGCGACGCCGGGCGGCGAGGGGTGGACGGTCGCGCGGATCCTGGAGCTGCTGCCACGGTTGGCGGCCCGGCTGCGCCACCGCGGCGACCAGCTCTCCGGCGGCGAGCAGCAGATGCTGGCGATCGCCCGGGCCCTGCTCGGCCAGCCCCGGGTGCTGCTGCTCGACGAGCCGTGCGAAGGGCTCGCCCCCGATCTGGCGGCCCGGGTGCGTGACCTCGTCGGCGCCCTCGCCAGGACGGGGCTGACCGTGCTGCTCGTCGAGCAGCAGCTCCCGTACGCCATCGAGGTCGCCGACCGGATCGCGGTGCTCGAGTACGGCCGGGTGGTCTACGACCGGCCGGCGGACGAGGCCCGGGCCGACCCGGGCCGGCTGGCGGCGATGCTCAGCGTCGCCGCGGTCGTGGAGCCGCCGGCTCCCCGACCGGTGCCCGGGCTCTGGGCCGGTTCCGCGCACCTGACCCGACCATCCTCGACAGGGGTGAGCAACGATGCCGACAGACATCCGTGA
- a CDS encoding ABC transporter ATP-binding protein, which produces MTPLLSARGVTVRYGSLAALDGVDLRVDHGQRHALIGPNGAGKTTLLDVLGGATRADGGRVHLAGRDVTRLGPAARARRGIGRIHQRPATWSSLTATENVVVAALPHAVRPGRWRPGAKRAAAERTAGVMLERLGLRDVGGVPAGRLAHGQRRQLEIAMALAGRPRLLLLDEPAAGLSAVEVGGLVEFLRNLPRAVAVLLVEHRLDLVYALCDRVTVLRDGRTVATGTPAEIRASGPVRQAWAEGVS; this is translated from the coding sequence ATGACGCCGCTGCTGTCCGCCCGAGGCGTCACCGTCCGGTACGGGTCGCTGGCCGCGCTCGACGGGGTCGACCTGCGGGTCGACCACGGCCAGCGGCACGCCCTCATCGGGCCCAACGGTGCCGGCAAGACCACCCTGCTCGACGTGCTCGGCGGAGCCACGCGGGCGGACGGCGGCCGGGTGCACCTCGCCGGCCGGGACGTCACCCGGCTCGGGCCGGCCGCCCGCGCACGGCGCGGCATCGGCCGGATCCATCAGCGTCCCGCCACCTGGTCGAGCCTCACCGCTACCGAGAACGTGGTGGTGGCCGCGCTGCCGCACGCGGTGCGGCCCGGCCGGTGGCGCCCGGGGGCGAAGCGCGCCGCCGCCGAGCGCACGGCGGGGGTGATGCTGGAGCGGCTGGGCCTGCGTGACGTGGGCGGCGTCCCCGCCGGCCGGCTCGCCCACGGGCAGCGGCGCCAACTGGAGATCGCCATGGCCCTGGCCGGCCGGCCGCGGCTGCTGCTGCTCGACGAACCGGCCGCCGGGCTCTCCGCCGTCGAGGTCGGCGGGCTGGTGGAGTTCCTGCGGAACCTGCCGCGCGCCGTCGCGGTGCTGCTGGTCGAGCACCGGCTGGACCTGGTGTACGCGCTCTGCGACCGGGTGACGGTGCTGCGCGACGGCCGGACGGTGGCCACCGGGACCCCCGCCGAGATCCGCGCCTCCGGTCCGGTCCGGCAGGCCTGGGCGGAGGGGGTGTCCTGA
- a CDS encoding branched-chain amino acid ABC transporter permease yields the protein MRQEAVRALRRGVAVLVLAGLLLAPWAVDDYTAALLARTLALGLVGVSVALLTGVAGLPTLGQTAPYAAGAYASAVLGSRLSDVGVVHLGVAAAAGAALAAATVPLVVSARGVVVLMITLAVGELVVTLVGRWRSVTGGTDGLAGVPPVRPLWGLPVLATDRARYLYTLVVVAVLVAAVLLVLRTRVGLLLRAGRDDEARLRASGHRVSAQVAGVHVAAGAVAGAAGSLLVVAQQFISPADFGFDTSALLLLGVVIGGTASVGGALVGAAIVIAGRDWLFGVLPGYAPLVLGVAFVVTVHLLPGDGHRPPAVRGRLLPGLPARPPDPAAERPAPTGARA from the coding sequence GTGAGGCAGGAGGCGGTACGCGCGCTGCGGCGCGGCGTCGCCGTGCTCGTCCTGGCCGGCCTTCTGCTGGCGCCGTGGGCGGTCGACGACTACACCGCCGCGCTGCTCGCCCGCACCCTCGCTCTCGGCCTGGTGGGGGTGAGCGTCGCCCTGCTCACCGGCGTGGCCGGGCTGCCCACCCTCGGGCAGACCGCGCCCTACGCGGCCGGCGCGTACGCCAGCGCGGTCCTCGGCAGCCGGCTCTCCGACGTGGGGGTGGTGCACCTGGGCGTCGCGGCGGCGGCCGGGGCGGCGCTGGCCGCGGCGACCGTTCCGCTCGTGGTGTCCGCCCGCGGGGTGGTGGTCCTGATGATCACCCTGGCGGTCGGCGAACTCGTGGTGACGCTCGTCGGCCGGTGGCGGTCGGTGACCGGCGGCACCGACGGGCTCGCCGGGGTGCCGCCGGTACGTCCGCTGTGGGGGCTGCCGGTCCTGGCCACCGACCGGGCCCGCTACCTGTACACCCTGGTCGTCGTCGCCGTGCTGGTCGCCGCGGTGCTGCTGGTCCTGCGCACCCGGGTCGGCCTGCTGCTGCGGGCGGGCCGGGACGACGAGGCGCGGCTGCGGGCCAGCGGCCACCGGGTGTCGGCGCAGGTGGCCGGCGTGCACGTGGCGGCGGGGGCGGTCGCGGGCGCGGCGGGCTCGCTGCTCGTGGTGGCCCAGCAGTTCATCTCGCCGGCCGACTTCGGCTTCGACACCTCGGCGCTGCTGCTGCTCGGGGTGGTGATCGGCGGCACCGCGTCGGTCGGCGGCGCGCTGGTGGGCGCCGCGATCGTCATCGCCGGGCGGGACTGGCTCTTCGGGGTGCTCCCCGGCTACGCGCCACTGGTGCTGGGGGTGGCGTTCGTCGTCACCGTCCACCTGCTTCCCGGCGACGGGCACCGACCGCCGGCCGTGCGGGGGAGGCTGCTCCCGGGCCTGCCGGCGCGGCCCCCCGATCCCGCCGCGGAGCGGCCGGCGCCGACGGGAGCACGCGCATGA
- a CDS encoding branched-chain amino acid ABC transporter permease: protein MSAVAADTRIDPYLVPALDGVAYGLLLFVAAAGLVLCFGVAGILNLAHGTLYAIGGYTAAALLDGGWPSLLLALAVGVVAATAAGALVAALLTRVAARNHLTQALLTFGVALAGGSLLVAAFGPDDPPVRVPAALDGSVSVAGHRYAAYRLVFIVVAAVLAGLLHLTVRRTRAGMLVRAAVDDAEMVAALGVSPAWIRVGVLAAAGALAGAAGVLGAPIIGPGPDTADSVLLLSLVVVVLGGLGSMTGTLLAALAVGQIQTLGVALAPAAAPFLLFAAMAAVLAVRARGLATARRAT from the coding sequence GTGAGCGCCGTGGCGGCCGACACGCGAATCGATCCGTACCTGGTTCCCGCGCTGGACGGGGTGGCCTACGGGCTGCTGCTCTTCGTCGCCGCGGCGGGACTGGTGCTCTGCTTCGGCGTCGCCGGCATCCTGAACCTGGCGCACGGCACCCTGTACGCGATCGGCGGGTACACCGCCGCCGCGCTGCTCGACGGCGGCTGGCCGAGCCTGCTGCTGGCCCTGGCGGTCGGGGTGGTCGCCGCCACCGCGGCCGGCGCGCTGGTCGCCGCGCTGCTCACCCGCGTCGCCGCGCGCAACCACCTCACCCAGGCGCTGCTGACCTTCGGGGTGGCGCTGGCCGGCGGCAGCCTGCTCGTGGCCGCGTTCGGGCCGGACGACCCGCCGGTGCGCGTGCCCGCCGCGCTGGACGGGTCGGTCTCCGTCGCCGGGCACCGCTACGCCGCGTACCGGCTGGTCTTCATCGTCGTCGCGGCCGTGCTCGCCGGTTTGCTGCACCTCACGGTGCGGCGCACCCGGGCCGGGATGCTGGTCCGCGCGGCCGTCGACGACGCCGAGATGGTGGCCGCGCTCGGGGTGAGCCCGGCCTGGATCCGGGTGGGCGTGCTCGCCGCCGCCGGGGCGCTGGCCGGCGCGGCCGGCGTGCTCGGCGCGCCGATCATCGGTCCCGGGCCGGACACCGCCGACTCGGTGCTGCTGCTGTCGCTGGTGGTCGTCGTCCTCGGCGGCCTCGGGTCGATGACCGGTACCCTGCTGGCCGCGCTCGCCGTCGGGCAGATCCAGACCCTCGGGGTGGCGCTGGCGCCGGCGGCCGCCCCGTTCCTGCTCTTCGCCGCCATGGCCGCGGTCCTGGCCGTGCGGGCCCGCGGCCTGGCCACGGCCCGGAGGGCGACGTGA
- a CDS encoding ABC transporter substrate-binding protein translates to MSLTTPGRRRARVAALLAAVLLATTACADDGPGSGPTGSIKIGLLASLSGTYQAVGKEIRAGFELYLATHDGKLGGRKVDLVVADEGNGAATAVPAATKLLKQDRVVALTGIVGGGSVAAVYPLLNETKVPFVGSNGRPELKDVSRIWHTSYLSDEPGEAIARHVRDNVRGSVYAIGPDYQGGWDELRGFTDAFAAAGGKLANPDGKTTFTPFPTTTNFTPYFARIKASGANAVYTFYAGSSAVDFVKQYAQSEIRDLPLYAAGFLTEGGVLDAQGEAARDIYSVLNYSPDLDNAENRAFVAAWKTRNDGSPTTYAMASYDAAAVLDRAIAAAGDDPTPESVNAAIGQLGQIASPRGTWQFSPTTHAPVQKWYLRQVRQDGRALSNTVVGDLATVGG, encoded by the coding sequence ATGTCTCTGACCACCCCCGGGCGCCGCCGTGCCCGCGTCGCGGCGCTGCTCGCCGCCGTCCTGCTCGCCACCACCGCCTGTGCCGACGACGGGCCCGGCTCCGGGCCCACCGGATCGATCAAGATCGGCCTGCTGGCGTCGCTGTCGGGCACCTACCAGGCGGTCGGCAAGGAGATCCGCGCCGGTTTCGAGCTCTACCTGGCCACCCACGACGGCAAGCTCGGCGGCCGGAAGGTGGACCTGGTCGTCGCCGACGAGGGCAACGGCGCCGCGACCGCGGTGCCCGCCGCGACGAAGCTGCTCAAGCAGGACCGCGTGGTCGCCCTCACCGGGATCGTCGGCGGCGGCTCGGTGGCGGCGGTCTACCCGCTGCTCAACGAGACGAAGGTGCCGTTCGTCGGCTCGAACGGGCGCCCCGAACTCAAGGACGTCTCCCGCATCTGGCACACCTCCTACCTCTCCGACGAGCCGGGGGAGGCGATCGCCCGCCACGTGCGCGACAACGTCAGGGGCAGCGTCTACGCCATCGGCCCGGACTACCAGGGCGGCTGGGACGAGCTGCGGGGCTTCACCGACGCGTTCGCCGCGGCCGGCGGCAAGCTGGCCAACCCCGACGGCAAAACCACCTTCACCCCGTTCCCGACGACCACCAACTTCACCCCGTACTTCGCCCGGATCAAGGCCTCGGGCGCGAACGCCGTCTACACCTTCTACGCCGGCAGCTCGGCCGTCGACTTCGTCAAGCAGTACGCCCAGTCGGAGATCCGGGACCTGCCGCTCTACGCCGCCGGGTTCCTCACCGAGGGCGGGGTGCTCGACGCCCAGGGCGAGGCCGCCCGCGACATCTACTCGGTGCTCAACTACTCGCCCGACCTCGACAACGCCGAGAACCGCGCCTTCGTGGCCGCCTGGAAGACCAGGAACGACGGCTCCCCGACGACGTACGCGATGGCCTCCTACGACGCGGCGGCCGTGCTCGACCGCGCCATCGCGGCGGCCGGCGACGACCCGACACCGGAGAGCGTCAACGCGGCCATCGGCCAGCTCGGCCAGATCGCCAGCCCGCGCGGCACCTGGCAGTTCTCGCCGACCACCCACGCGCCGGTGCAGAAGTGGTACCTCCGGCAGGTGCGCCAGGACGGCCGGGCGCTGTCGAACACCGTCGTGGGTGACCTCGCCACCGTCGGCGGGTGA
- a CDS encoding roadblock/LC7 domain-containing protein → MTDQQDLGWLLDAFAERATEVSHAIAISSDGLMVAATRGLPPDRADQLAATGSGLVSLLRGAAAFFDAGAVISNVTQLEGGFMFSMAFNDGASLLVLADPQCDVGKVSYEMTELANRIGDALTPAARAALSRSR, encoded by the coding sequence GTGACCGACCAACAGGATCTCGGCTGGCTGCTGGACGCCTTCGCCGAGCGCGCCACCGAGGTCAGCCATGCGATCGCGATCTCCAGCGACGGCCTGATGGTGGCCGCCACCCGGGGCCTCCCGCCGGACCGGGCGGACCAGTTGGCGGCGACCGGCAGCGGGCTGGTCAGCCTGCTGCGCGGCGCGGCCGCCTTCTTCGACGCCGGGGCGGTGATCTCCAACGTCACCCAGCTCGAGGGCGGCTTCATGTTCTCGATGGCCTTCAACGACGGCGCGTCCCTGCTGGTGCTCGCCGACCCGCAGTGCGACGTCGGCAAGGTCTCCTACGAGATGACCGAGCTGGCGAACCGCATCGGCGACGCGCTCACCCCCGCGGCCCGGGCGGCGCTCAGCCGCAGCCGCTGA
- a CDS encoding sensor histidine kinase, which yields MRLIVVAPLVAVMGFAGLALTESARQTTRASDLGTLARLGAEAGDLAHRLQRERVVAADLLSRGASEQQEAFADATAATDAAVARYRRQRDQAPSGAAASRTALQRIDLALEGLPPLRAQVRTAAHASVSAMTFSYRIAIADLLSLRESVTLGVVNARIADGMRASAALSKVAESVGQQQVAVLRAIAADGLTPAMQQDIAAARSGFTESSLSFLALARPAWQGWWEQAGSGEDALLLQRMQDEVSRTRPGTRLRLDPGAWVTATQQWSVRLAELRQRVDAAVLDDIRDAHADQRRRTAVEAAAAVAALLLTALVTWAVARQITRRLRRLRDAANAVAFERLPQVVARLQHPGSSSLDPDELARRQSAETLEASSGDEIGEVGEAFAAVHRAAVRTAAEQAVMRANTADIFIHLSRREQRLVDAVLAQVDKVERDETDPERLDQLYTLDNLATRMGRINASLLVLGGVGVGRVRQHDVPLQQVLQAAQSQIEHYARIRLGLVDGDVAVSADAVDEVVHLLAELMDNATGYSPPGTEAWVTGRSLGDRVVVQVSDEGVGLSAQRRQQLNDLLARPPAIDVAAVRAMGLVVVGQLAARLGVAVQLRPGPRRGTIAEAALPATIIRPLPPEEFLLTPARPSRRAARTTVGPTAYQSGPTAYEAAAPEPWAGRPPVERALPVAPVFRPAPTSPARGDEPTEELVIFEEVNHWFRASHDDGANGTQWAGPADDAWRTAARADAPEVVATTTSGLPRRQPQRHLVPGGVTVPRQRSEHRDPAQVATAMAAYARGVAGRRPNPINN from the coding sequence ATGCGCCTCATCGTCGTCGCCCCGCTGGTCGCCGTGATGGGCTTCGCCGGCCTCGCGCTGACAGAGAGCGCCCGCCAGACGACCCGGGCGAGCGACCTCGGCACCCTGGCGCGGCTCGGCGCCGAGGCCGGCGACCTGGCCCACCGGCTGCAACGCGAGCGCGTCGTCGCCGCCGACCTGCTCAGCCGCGGCGCGTCGGAGCAGCAGGAGGCGTTCGCGGACGCCACCGCCGCCACCGACGCCGCCGTGGCCCGCTACCGCCGGCAGCGCGACCAGGCCCCCTCCGGCGCCGCGGCCAGCCGGACCGCGCTGCAGCGGATCGACCTGGCGCTGGAAGGGCTGCCGCCGCTGCGCGCGCAGGTGCGCACGGCGGCGCACGCCTCGGTGTCCGCGATGACCTTCAGCTACCGGATCGCGATCGCCGACCTGCTCAGCCTCCGCGAGAGCGTCACCCTCGGCGTGGTCAACGCCCGGATCGCGGACGGCATGCGCGCCTCCGCGGCGCTGTCCAAGGTGGCCGAGTCGGTCGGACAGCAGCAGGTCGCCGTCCTGCGCGCGATCGCCGCCGACGGACTGACCCCCGCCATGCAGCAGGACATCGCCGCGGCCCGGTCCGGCTTCACCGAGTCCAGCCTCTCGTTCCTGGCACTGGCCCGGCCGGCCTGGCAGGGCTGGTGGGAGCAGGCGGGCAGCGGCGAGGACGCCCTGCTGCTGCAACGGATGCAGGACGAGGTGTCGAGGACCCGGCCGGGAACCCGGCTGCGGCTGGACCCGGGCGCCTGGGTCACCGCCACCCAGCAGTGGTCCGTGCGCCTCGCCGAGCTGCGCCAACGGGTCGACGCGGCGGTGCTCGACGACATCCGCGACGCCCACGCCGACCAACGGCGGCGTACGGCCGTGGAGGCCGCCGCCGCGGTGGCGGCCCTGCTGCTCACCGCCCTGGTCACCTGGGCGGTGGCCCGGCAGATCACCCGGCGCCTGCGGCGGTTGCGGGACGCGGCGAACGCCGTCGCCTTCGAACGGCTGCCGCAGGTGGTGGCCCGGCTCCAACACCCCGGCAGCTCGTCGCTGGACCCGGACGAGCTGGCCCGGCGGCAGTCCGCGGAGACGCTGGAGGCGTCCAGCGGCGACGAGATCGGCGAGGTGGGGGAGGCGTTCGCGGCTGTGCACCGGGCGGCCGTGCGTACGGCGGCCGAGCAGGCGGTCATGCGGGCCAACACGGCCGACATCTTCATCCACCTCAGTCGCCGGGAGCAGCGGCTGGTCGACGCGGTGCTGGCACAGGTCGACAAGGTCGAGCGGGACGAGACCGACCCCGAGCGGCTGGACCAGCTGTACACGCTGGACAACCTGGCCACCCGGATGGGGCGGATCAACGCCAGCCTGCTGGTGCTCGGCGGGGTGGGCGTCGGGCGGGTACGCCAGCACGACGTGCCGCTGCAACAGGTGCTCCAGGCGGCGCAGAGCCAGATCGAGCACTACGCCCGGATCCGCCTCGGCCTGGTCGACGGCGACGTCGCCGTCTCGGCCGACGCCGTCGACGAGGTCGTGCACCTGCTGGCCGAGCTGATGGACAACGCCACCGGCTACTCCCCGCCCGGAACGGAGGCGTGGGTGACCGGCCGCAGCCTCGGCGACCGGGTGGTCGTCCAGGTCAGCGACGAGGGCGTGGGGCTGTCCGCGCAGCGACGTCAGCAGCTCAACGACCTGCTGGCCCGCCCGCCGGCCATCGACGTCGCGGCCGTGCGGGCGATGGGGCTGGTCGTCGTGGGACAGCTCGCGGCCCGGCTCGGCGTGGCGGTCCAGCTCCGTCCCGGGCCCCGCCGCGGCACCATCGCCGAGGCGGCGCTCCCCGCGACGATCATCCGTCCGCTGCCCCCGGAGGAGTTCCTGCTCACGCCCGCCCGGCCGTCGCGGCGCGCGGCCCGGACCACGGTCGGGCCGACGGCGTACCAAAGCGGGCCGACGGCGTACGAGGCCGCGGCGCCGGAGCCGTGGGCCGGGAGGCCGCCCGTCGAGCGGGCGCTGCCGGTGGCGCCGGTGTTCCGGCCCGCACCGACGTCGCCCGCGCGCGGTGACGAGCCCACCGAGGAACTCGTCATCTTCGAAGAGGTCAACCACTGGTTCCGGGCCAGCCACGACGACGGCGCGAACGGGACGCAGTGGGCGGGCCCCGCCGACGACGCCTGGCGCACCGCCGCCCGGGCCGACGCGCCCGAGGTCGTCGCCACCACCACGTCCGGCCTGCCCCGGCGTCAGCCGCAACGGCACCTGGTGCCGGGCGGCGTCACGGTGCCGAGGCAGCGCTCCGAGCACCGTGATCCGGCCCAGGTGGCCACCGCGATGGCCGCGTACGCGCGGGGCGTCGCGGGCCGCCGGCCCAATCCGATCAACAACTGA
- a CDS encoding helix-turn-helix transcriptional regulator: MDRTPPSSAAGAGAIHRFRSELRTWRTRRGLTQRALAERVRFSRETVAAVESGRRYGSHEFAVRCDEVLGTGGRLAALWPQVAAEQLAADGRRGPRFGEVARLDPALAPPTPRRDARDPEAVVAAIDELRELIDQVLSVQPETDVPPHPSGGRSGRS; the protein is encoded by the coding sequence ATGGATCGCACGCCCCCGTCGAGCGCCGCCGGCGCCGGTGCCATCCACCGGTTCCGTTCCGAACTGCGCACCTGGCGTACGCGGCGGGGGCTGACCCAGCGTGCGCTGGCCGAGCGGGTGCGGTTCAGCCGGGAGACGGTCGCCGCGGTCGAGTCCGGACGCCGGTACGGCAGCCACGAGTTCGCCGTCCGCTGCGACGAGGTGCTCGGCACCGGCGGGCGCCTCGCGGCGCTGTGGCCGCAGGTCGCGGCGGAGCAGCTGGCGGCGGACGGCCGTCGGGGCCCCCGGTTCGGGGAGGTGGCCCGGCTCGATCCGGCCCTCGCGCCGCCGACGCCACGGCGCGACGCGCGGGATCCGGAGGCGGTCGTCGCGGCGATAGACGAGCTGCGGGAGCTGATCGACCAGGTGCTCAGCGTCCAGCCGGAGACGGACGTCCCGCCGCACCCCTCGGGCGGGCGGTCCGGGCGTTCCTGA